The following are from one region of the Gemmatimonadaceae bacterium genome:
- a CDS encoding YdeI/OmpD-associated family protein — protein sequence MGTRDPRVDAYIQKSQPFAQEILSYLRELVHVTVPDVQETMKWSFPHFDYKGIFCSMASFKAHCAFGFWLQKEVVGEVAEEGMGSFGKITSIKDLPSKTKLKAYLKKAKALNDDGVKRAAPMQKKPSAAKPIEIPPAFAKALARHPQSRKHFDAMSPSHRREYCEWIAGAKQEATRERRIEKAIEQLAEGKSQNWKYESKQA from the coding sequence GTGGGCACGAGAGACCCGCGCGTCGACGCGTACATCCAGAAGAGCCAACCCTTTGCGCAGGAGATCCTGTCGTACCTCCGGGAGCTCGTGCACGTAACCGTCCCCGACGTACAGGAGACGATGAAGTGGAGTTTCCCCCACTTCGACTACAAGGGGATCTTCTGCTCGATGGCCAGCTTCAAGGCGCACTGCGCGTTCGGCTTCTGGTTGCAGAAGGAGGTCGTGGGCGAGGTGGCCGAGGAAGGGATGGGGAGCTTCGGCAAGATCACGAGCATCAAGGACCTGCCCAGCAAGACCAAGCTCAAGGCGTATCTCAAGAAGGCCAAGGCGCTCAACGACGACGGCGTGAAGCGCGCGGCGCCGATGCAGAAGAAGCCGAGCGCCGCGAAGCCCATCGAGATCCCGCCGGCGTTCGCGAAGGCGCTGGCCCGGCATCCGCAGTCCAGAAAGCACTTCGACGCCATGAGCCCCTCGCATCGCCGGGAGTACTGCGAGTGGATCGCCGGAGCCAAGCAGGAGGCCACGCGCGAACGACGCATCGAGAAGGCGATCGAGCAGCTGGCCGAAGGGAAGTCGCAGAACTGGAAGTACGAATCGAAGCAGGCGTAG